From Desmodus rotundus isolate HL8 chromosome 12, HLdesRot8A.1, whole genome shotgun sequence, one genomic window encodes:
- the CCDC106 gene encoding coiled-coil domain-containing protein 106 isoform X2: MSDRNSRRRTLKKDDEAFEISIPFEETPHLDPQLFYSLSPSRGNFDEPPEAASPTMALMNGVRAQLHMALERNSWLQKRIEDLEEERDFLRCQLDKFISSARMDAEDHCRVKPGPRRAEGDGRGGAAVKDADGVLCRYKKILGTFQKLKSMSRAFEHHRVDRNTVALTTPIAELLIVAPEKLAEVGEFDPSKERLLEYSRRCFLALDDETLKKVQALKKSKLLLPITYRFKR, encoded by the exons ATGAGTGACCGAAACAGCCGGAGGAGGACAC TGAAGAAGGACGATGAGGCCTTCGAGATCTCTATTCCCTTCGAGGAGACACCCCACCTAGACCCACAGCTCTTTTACAGTCTGAGTCCCTCTCGGGGAAACTTCGATG agcctccagaggcTGCATCCCCAACCATGGCCCTGATGAATGGTGTCAGGGCCCAGCTGCACATGGCCCTGGAGAGGAACTCATGGCTGCAGAAGCGCATCGAGgacctggaggaggagagggacttCTTGCGGTGTCAGCTGGACAAGTTCATCTCTTCTGCGCGCATGGATGCTG aGGACCACTGCCGGGTGAAGCCTGGGCCCCGGAGAGCTGAGGGCGATGGCCGGGGTGGAGCTGCGG TGAAGGACGCTGACGGTGTCCTCTGCCGCTACAAGAAGATCCTGGGCACCTTCCAAAAGCTGAAGAGCATGTCGCGGGCCTTCGAGCACCACCGCGTGGACCGCAACACGGTGGCGCTGACCACGCCCATCGCGGAGCTGCTCATCGTGGCCCCTGAGAAGCTGGCAGAGGTGGGCGAGTTCGACCCCTCCAAGGAGCGTCTGCTCGAGTACTCCCGCCGCTGCTTCCTGGCCCTGGACGACGAGACCCTCAAGAAGGTGCAAGCCCTCAAGAAGAGCAAGCTGCTGCTTCCCATCACCTACCGCTTCAAGCGGTGA
- the CCDC106 gene encoding coiled-coil domain-containing protein 106 isoform X1, translating into MSDRNSRRRTLKKDDEAFEISIPFEETPHLDPQLFYSLSPSRGNFDEPPEAASPTMALMNGVRAQLHMALERNSWLQKRIEDLEEERDFLRCQLDKFISSARMDAEDHCRVKPGPRRAEGDGRGGAAGEASDPESAASSLSGVSDEGSNMERKRQKQKGGAGRRRFGKPKARERQRVKDADGVLCRYKKILGTFQKLKSMSRAFEHHRVDRNTVALTTPIAELLIVAPEKLAEVGEFDPSKERLLEYSRRCFLALDDETLKKVQALKKSKLLLPITYRFKR; encoded by the exons ATGAGTGACCGAAACAGCCGGAGGAGGACAC TGAAGAAGGACGATGAGGCCTTCGAGATCTCTATTCCCTTCGAGGAGACACCCCACCTAGACCCACAGCTCTTTTACAGTCTGAGTCCCTCTCGGGGAAACTTCGATG agcctccagaggcTGCATCCCCAACCATGGCCCTGATGAATGGTGTCAGGGCCCAGCTGCACATGGCCCTGGAGAGGAACTCATGGCTGCAGAAGCGCATCGAGgacctggaggaggagagggacttCTTGCGGTGTCAGCTGGACAAGTTCATCTCTTCTGCGCGCATGGATGCTG aGGACCACTGCCGGGTGAAGCCTGGGCCCCGGAGAGCTGAGGGCGATGGCCGGGGTGGAGCTGCGGGTGAGGCCTCTGACCCTGAGTCCGCTGCCTCTTCGCTCAGCGGGGTGTCTGATGAAGGCAGTAAcatggagaggaagaggcagaagcaGAAAGGAGGCGCTGGCAGGAGGCGCTTTGGGAAGCCCAAGGCCCGGGAGAGGCAGCGGG TGAAGGACGCTGACGGTGTCCTCTGCCGCTACAAGAAGATCCTGGGCACCTTCCAAAAGCTGAAGAGCATGTCGCGGGCCTTCGAGCACCACCGCGTGGACCGCAACACGGTGGCGCTGACCACGCCCATCGCGGAGCTGCTCATCGTGGCCCCTGAGAAGCTGGCAGAGGTGGGCGAGTTCGACCCCTCCAAGGAGCGTCTGCTCGAGTACTCCCGCCGCTGCTTCCTGGCCCTGGACGACGAGACCCTCAAGAAGGTGCAAGCCCTCAAGAAGAGCAAGCTGCTGCTTCCCATCACCTACCGCTTCAAGCGGTGA
- the ZNF581 gene encoding zinc finger protein 581, which produces MLVLPGPCPQSPALPSAEAMEDSPPRTGRSPQPGPSSSTGSPQTSSPPRPNHYLLIDTQGVPYTVLVDEEAQRQPGTDGASAQKKCYSCPVCSRVFEYMSYLQRHSITHSEVKPFECDTCGKAFKRASHLARHHSIHRAGGGRPHGCPLCPRRFREAGELAQHSRVHSGERPFQCPHCPRRFMEQNTLQKHTRWKHP; this is translated from the coding sequence ATGCTGGTGCTTCCAGGCCCCTGTCCCCAGTCCCCAGCGCTGCCCTCTGCTGAGGCCATGGAGGACTCTCCTCCTCGGACAGGCCGGTCCCCACAACCCGGACCTTCCTCCTCCACAGGATCTCCGCAGACCTCGTCCCCTCCGAGGCCCAACCACTACCTGCTCATTGACACCCAGGGCGTCCCGTACACCGTGCTGGTGGACGAGGAGGCTCAGAGGCAGCCCGGGACCGATGGGGCTTCGGCTCAGAAAAAGTGCTACAGCTGCCCGGTGTGTTCCCGGGTTTTTGAGTACATGTCTTACCTGCAGCGACACAGCATCACCCACTCGGAGGTGAAGCCTTTTGAGTGCGACACCTGCGGGAAGGCATTCAAGCGGGCCAGCCATTTGGCACGGCACCACTCCATTCACCGGGCCGGTGGGGGGCGGCCCCACGGCTGCCCGCTCTGCCCTCGGCGTTTCCGAGAGGCCGGCGAGCTGGCCCAGCACAGCCGGGTTCACTCCGGGGAGCGCCCGTTCCAGTGCCCTCACTGCCCGCGCAGATTTATGGAGCAGAACACGCTGCAGAAGCACACCCGTTGGAAGCATCCATGA
- the ZNF580 gene encoding zinc finger protein 580 — protein MLLLPPRPPHPPSSSPEPMDPPSPKAPPFPKTEGPSSTPSSVAGPRPPLLDRHLLIDANGVPYTYTVPPPEEEPRPPPPRVSPPPEPSPRKGYSCPECARVFASPLRLQSHRVSHSDLKPFTCGACGKAFKRSSHLSRHRATHRARAGPPHTCPLCPRRFQDAAELAQHMRLH, from the coding sequence atgctgctgctgcccccGCGGCCACCCCACCCTCCGTCCTCCTCTCCGGAGCCCATGGACCCACCGTCCCCCAAGGCTCCCCCTTTCCCCAAGACGGAAGGGCCTTCCTCCACTCCTTCCTCGGTGGCGGGACCCCGACCCCCACTGCTGGACCGACACCTGCTCATCGACGCCAACGGGGTCCCCTACACATACACGGTGCCGCCGCCTGAGGAGgagccccggcccccacccccgcgAGTGTCACCCCCACCAGAGCCCAGCCCTCGAAAGGGCTACAGTTGCCCGGAGTGCGCTCGTGTCTTTGCCAGCCCTCTGCGGCTGCAGAGCCACCGTGTGTCGCACTCGGACCTCAAGCCCTTCACTTGTGGTGCCTGCGGCAAGGCCTTCAAGCGCTCCAGCCACCTGTCCCGGCACCGCGCCACGCACCGCGCCCGCGCGGGCCCGCCGCACACCTGCCCGCTCTGCCCACGCCGCTTCCAGGACGCCGCGGAGCTGGCGCAGCACATGCGCCTCCACTAA
- the ZNF784 gene encoding zinc finger protein 784, with product MAAERPESRSPSSTASEPRSPEPPDLVLVPDDSSPATPPTDLIEIQVVKVTDTTLVPEPPEPGSFHCALCPAAFRLVSELLFHEHGHLAGAEGSGQGADPSRCHVCGHSCPGPASLRAHYSLHTGERPYRCPLCPRAFKALAPLLRHQHRHGVEPGASQRPSEVAAAVRGQGPGVPPERSEVVMAAAAAGAAVGKPFACRFCAKPFRRSSDMRDHERVHTGERPYHCGICGKGFTQSSVLSGHARIHTGERPFRCALCDRTFNNSSNFRKHQRTHFHGPGPGLRDSGSQQAAGMEEPGSGDTATVKGDVDQ from the exons ATGGCCGCCGAGCGCCCGGAGTCCCGGAGTCCGAGCTCAACGGCCTCGGAGCCGCGCTCTCCGGAGCCGCCGGACCTG gTGCTGGTGCCTGATGACAGCAGCCCCGCCACACCCCCGACCGACCTCATTGAGATCCAGGTGGTGAAGGTGACAGACACCACGCTGGTACCCGAGCCCCCGGAGCCAGGTTCTTTTCACTGTGCCTTGTGCCCGGCCGCCTTCCGGCTGGTCTCGGAGCTGCTGTTCCACGAACATGGCCACCTGGCCGGGGCTGAGGGCAGCGGGCAGGGTGCGGACCCAAGCCGGTGCCATGTGTGTGGCCACAGCTGCCCGGGCCCCGCCAGCCTCCGCGCCCACTACAGCCTGCACACTGGAGAGCGCCCTTATcgctgccccctctgcccccgGGCCTTCAAGGCTCTGGCGCCCCTGCTGCGGCACCAGCACCGGCACGGGGTGGAGCCGGGGGCCTCTCAGAGGCCCTCAGAGGTGGCGGCGGCGGTTCGGGGACAGGGGCCCGGGGTGCCCCCCGAGCGGTCAGAGGTGGTGatggcggcagcggcggcgggcGCGGCTGTGGGGAAGCCCTTCGCCTGCAGGTTCTGCGCCAAGCCGTTCCGCCGCTCCTCGGACATGCGCGACCACGAGCGAGTGCACACGGGCGAGCGGCCCTACCACTGCGGCATCTGCGGCAAGGGCTTCACGCAGTCCTCGGTGCTGAGCGGCCACGCCCGCATCCACACCGGCGAGCGCCCCTTCCGCTGCGCGCTCTGCGACCGCACTTTCAACAACTCCTCCAACTTCCGCAAGCACCAGCGCACCCACTTCcatggcccagggcctgggctcaGGGACTCTGGGAGCCAGCAGGCGGCGGGGATGGAGGAACCAGGGAGTGGGGACACGGCAACTGTGAAGGGGGATGTCGACCAGTAG